Proteins encoded within one genomic window of Pygocentrus nattereri isolate fPygNat1 chromosome 9, fPygNat1.pri, whole genome shotgun sequence:
- the idh3g gene encoding isocitrate dehydrogenase [NAD] subunit gamma, mitochondrial, with translation MASSRALLSLSRPLQTVWSGRLGSTVKVFGAVVPSRREKSAYTGQSIPPPARYGGRHTVTLIPGDGIGPELLNHVRELFRFSCVPVDFEVVNVNSSLTNEDDINNAITAIRRNGVALKGNIETNHTLPPSHKSRNNLLRTSLDLYANVMHCQSLPGVQTRHKNIDIIIIRENTEGEYSSLEHESVPGVVESLKIITRNNSLRIADYAFRLAREKGRRRVTAVHKANIMKLADGLFLQCCKEVASGYPDVAFDSMIVDNTTMQLVSKPHQFDVMVMPNLYGNVVSNVCAGLVGGPGLVPGANYGRDYAVFETATRNTGKSIAGRNIANPTAMLLASCLMLDHLKLHDYATMIRNAIHTTMNETQLHTADIGGQGTTSEVVQSIMRHIQSGGPLTTEL, from the exons ATGGCCTCTTCCAGAGCGCTGCTGTCTCTCTCCAGACCTCTTCAGACAGTGTGGAGTGGACGGCTGGGAAGCACAGTGAAG GTTTTTGGAGCGGTGGTCCCCAGTCGAAGAGAGAAATCTGCATACACA GGACAAAGCATT CCTCCTCCTGCCAGGTATGGTGGCAGACACACCGTCACACTTATTCCAGGGGATGGGATTGGCCCAGAGCTGCTCAACCACGTCCGTGAACTCTTCAG GTTCAGCTGTGTTCCTGTGGACTTTGAGGTGGTAAATGTCAACTCTTCTTTAACTAATGAGGATGACATCAACAATGCCATCACTGCCATTCGCCGTAATGGAGTTGCACTCAAGG GTAACATTGAGACAAACCACACACTGCCCCCTTCACACAAGTCAAGGAACAATCTTCTCCG CACCAGTCTAGACTTGTATGCCAATGTGATGCACTGCCAGTCTCTCCCCGGAGTGCAGACACGCCACAAGAACAttgacatcatcatcatcagagaGAACACGGAGGGCGAGTACAGCAGCCTGGAACATGAG AGTGTACCTGGTGTGGTAGAATCTTTGAAGATCATCACACGAAACAACTCTCTGCGTATTGCCGATTATGCCTTCAGGCTGGCCAGGGAGAAGGGACGACGCAGAGTCACAGCTGTGCACAAGGCCAACATCAT GAAACTAGCTGATGGGCTCTTCCTCCAGTGCTGTAAGGAAGTGGCCTCTGGATACCCTGACGTTGCCTTTGACAGCATGATTGTGGATAACACCACCATGCAG CTTGTTTCCAAGCCCCACCAGTTTGACGTCATGGTGATGCCCAATCTCTATGGTAACGTCGTCAGCAATGTGTGCGCTGGTCTGGTGGGAGGACCTGGACTGGTACCTGGAGCCAACTACGGGCGTGATTATGCTGTATTTGAAACA GCCACTAGGAACACTGGAAAGAGCATTGCTGGCCGGAACATTGCCAACCCCACTGCAATGCTTTTGGCCAGTTGTCTCATGTTGGACCACCTGAA ACTTCACGACTATGCTACTATGATCCGTAACGCCATTCACACCACCATGAATGAGACTCAG TTGCATACAGCAGACATTGGGGGGCAGGGCACTACCTCAGAAGTTGTTCAGTCCATCATGAGACACATCCAGAGTGGTGGACCTCTCACCACAGAGCTGTGA